From the Nitrospirota bacterium genome, one window contains:
- a CDS encoding GtrA family protein, translating into MRKTKKEIKRFIAVGLLAVGTDLSVYTLLLNFLTHSPAKAVSFISGTIVAYLLNKYWTFEQKKKSFSEAVRFAALYASTLGVNVAVNKISLMLLPMWIFFAFLAATGTSTILNFLGQKFWVFNREGVLNGES; encoded by the coding sequence ATGAGAAAGACAAAAAAGGAAATTAAGAGATTTATTGCAGTAGGGCTGCTGGCAGTCGGAACGGACCTGTCTGTTTACACCCTTTTGCTTAACTTTTTGACACATTCCCCTGCCAAGGCAGTTTCGTTCATAAGCGGAACGATTGTCGCCTATCTGTTAAATAAATACTGGACCTTTGAACAGAAAAAAAAGTCTTTTTCAGAAGCGGTGCGGTTTGCCGCGCTTTATGCCTCAACATTGGGCGTAAATGTTGCTGTAAACAAAATCAGCCTTATGCTTTTGCCTATGTGGATATTTTTTGCATTTCTTGCGGCAACAGGCACAAGCACTATCCTGAATTTTCTCGGTCAGAAATTCTGGGTATTTAACAGGGAAGGAGTTTTAAATGGGGAATCCTGA